Proteins encoded within one genomic window of Salmo trutta chromosome 11, fSalTru1.1, whole genome shotgun sequence:
- the LOC115202433 gene encoding zinc finger protein 628-like isoform X1 yields the protein MMSEAIVTFQSQLSGVMETVLKSAIYEITRLVEDSFLEEVFRSREQVESLKKRLQWSENSRKERDREGGQRGKCADCGRAEVETSSGTSQTGVERGHGLKQEKVPGEEWSSCGGVAGETAFNDLEEAEATSPRRTSESTEVGGQKLDSLLKEEPLHNTELRERWEFCLDGADGSDVSGPSKSFSEQALQQCQADWGPVLDQGPKPPGPEGDAGDPTDPLYRPRYSMKELVGGFEKSGCDGSGGGGHLVDIEGLDRFPGSPSRLGALSYGAVGHYQVDLGGSEGGDHHHRSNMPRPHQSGREQVGSPTPSPHPEVGDRNCLLINEEGYLQDSSVLYPKHGVPESGNRAGHRVLTSIHSGNSVQNNNTTESLYGAADDFGHSLNLRDHSQEHVKGGGGRCHACNQCTKTFPDSVSLKAHKQKHEMGRGLSTGSGSGPPYSRTQCGKVFTQACNLKVHQRVHQAEGLHLCSQCGKGFTSFSDLKRHKCSQMTDKPYCCSICGNKFNRLWNLKLHQRIHTQEKPHRCTMCDKRFTRADNLKVHQRIHTGERPYCCSVCGLRFKQLDHLKSHQRKHRPDLLK from the exons ATGATGTCTGAAGCCATCGTAACCTTCCAGTCTCAGCTCTCCGGGGTCATGGAGACGGTCCTAAAGTCAGCCATATACGAGATCACCAGGCTGGTGGAGGATAGCTTCCTGGAAGAGGTGTTCCGGAGCCGGGAGCAGGTCGAGTCGCTGAAGAAGCGGCTGCAGTGGTCGGAGAACAGTCgcaaggagagggatagagagggaggccAGAGGGGGAAGTGTGCGGACTGTGGCAGAGCTGAGGTGGAGACAAGCTCTGGAACCTCACAGACAG GTGTGGAGAGGGGGCATGGCCTGAAGCAGGAGAAGGTACCAGGGGAGGAGTGGAGCAGCTGTGGGGGCGTGGCTGGGGAAACAGCCTTCAATGATCTGGAGGAGGCTGAGGCCACCAGCCCTAGGAGAACCTCTGAG TCCACAGAGGTGGGAGGTCAGAAGCTGGACAGCCTGCTGAAAGAGGAGCCTCTCCACAACACCGAGTTACGGGAGAGATGGGAGTTCTGCCTGGACG GGGCCGACGGTTCGGATGTCTCGGGGCCCAGTAAAAGTTTCAGTGAGCAAGCACTGCAGCAGTGCCAAGCTGACTGGGGACCTGTTCTAGACCAGGGGCCTAAACCTCCGGGCCCGGAGGGAGACGCAGGGGACCCCACCGACCCTCTCTACCGCCCTCGTTACAGCATGAAGGAACTTGTGGGCGGCTTTGAGAAGTCTGGTTGCGACGGTAGTGGTGGTGGCGGCCATCTTGTAGACATAGAAGGGCTGGATAGGTTTCCTGGTTCTCCGTCTCGTCTGGGGGCACTGAGCTACGGAGCTGTGGGTCACTACCAGGTGGACCTGGGAGGGTCTGAGGGGGGAGACCATCACCATCGCTCCAACATGCCTCGCCCCCATCAGAGTGGGAGGGAGCAGGTGGGGTCGCCAACGCCATCCCCCCACCCGGAGGTGGGAGACCGGAACTGCCTGTTGATCAACGAGGAGGGGTACCTACAGGACTCCAGTGTCTTGTACCCTAAACACGGTGTCCCAGAGTCGGGTAACAGAGCTGGCCACAGGGTGCTAACCTCCATCCACTCTGGAAACTCAGTCCAAAACAACAACACCACAGAGAGCCTGTATGGTGCTGCTGACGACTTTGGACACTCTTTAAACCTCAGAGATCATTCACAAGAGCACGtaaaaggaggaggggggaggtgtcACGCCTGCAATCAATGCACCAAGACCTTCCCAGACTCCGTTTCCCTCAAGGCCCACAAGCAGAAACACGAAATGGGTAGAGGGTTGAGCACAGGGTCAGGGTCTGGACCTCCATACTCGCGCACCCAGTGCGGTAAGGTCTTCACCCAGGCCTGTAACCTCAAGGTCCACCAGCGGGTCCACCAGGCAGAGGGACTCCACCTCTGCAGCCAGTGTGGCAAGGGCTTCACCTCCTTCTCTGACCTGAAGAGGCACAAGTGCAGCCAGATGACAGACAAGCCCTACTGCTGCTCCATCTGTGGGAACAAGTTCAATCGGCTCTGGAACCTCAAGCTGCATCAGCGCATTCACACACAGGAGAAACCTCACCGCTGCACTATGTGTGACAAGCGCTTCACACGGGCAGACAATTTGAAGGTGCACCAGCGTATCCACACTGGGGAGAGACCGTACTGCTGCTCTGTATGTGGACTCCGCTTCAAACAATTGGACCATCTGAAGTCGCACCAGCGCAAACACAGGCCAGATCTCCTGAAAtga
- the LOC115202433 gene encoding zinc finger protein 628-like isoform X2: protein METVLKSAIYEITRLVEDSFLEEVFRSREQVESLKKRLQWSENSRKERDREGGQRGKCADCGRAEVETSSGTSQTGVERGHGLKQEKVPGEEWSSCGGVAGETAFNDLEEAEATSPRRTSESTEVGGQKLDSLLKEEPLHNTELRERWEFCLDGADGSDVSGPSKSFSEQALQQCQADWGPVLDQGPKPPGPEGDAGDPTDPLYRPRYSMKELVGGFEKSGCDGSGGGGHLVDIEGLDRFPGSPSRLGALSYGAVGHYQVDLGGSEGGDHHHRSNMPRPHQSGREQVGSPTPSPHPEVGDRNCLLINEEGYLQDSSVLYPKHGVPESGNRAGHRVLTSIHSGNSVQNNNTTESLYGAADDFGHSLNLRDHSQEHVKGGGGRCHACNQCTKTFPDSVSLKAHKQKHEMGRGLSTGSGSGPPYSRTQCGKVFTQACNLKVHQRVHQAEGLHLCSQCGKGFTSFSDLKRHKCSQMTDKPYCCSICGNKFNRLWNLKLHQRIHTQEKPHRCTMCDKRFTRADNLKVHQRIHTGERPYCCSVCGLRFKQLDHLKSHQRKHRPDLLK from the exons ATGGAGACGGTCCTAAAGTCAGCCATATACGAGATCACCAGGCTGGTGGAGGATAGCTTCCTGGAAGAGGTGTTCCGGAGCCGGGAGCAGGTCGAGTCGCTGAAGAAGCGGCTGCAGTGGTCGGAGAACAGTCgcaaggagagggatagagagggaggccAGAGGGGGAAGTGTGCGGACTGTGGCAGAGCTGAGGTGGAGACAAGCTCTGGAACCTCACAGACAG GTGTGGAGAGGGGGCATGGCCTGAAGCAGGAGAAGGTACCAGGGGAGGAGTGGAGCAGCTGTGGGGGCGTGGCTGGGGAAACAGCCTTCAATGATCTGGAGGAGGCTGAGGCCACCAGCCCTAGGAGAACCTCTGAG TCCACAGAGGTGGGAGGTCAGAAGCTGGACAGCCTGCTGAAAGAGGAGCCTCTCCACAACACCGAGTTACGGGAGAGATGGGAGTTCTGCCTGGACG GGGCCGACGGTTCGGATGTCTCGGGGCCCAGTAAAAGTTTCAGTGAGCAAGCACTGCAGCAGTGCCAAGCTGACTGGGGACCTGTTCTAGACCAGGGGCCTAAACCTCCGGGCCCGGAGGGAGACGCAGGGGACCCCACCGACCCTCTCTACCGCCCTCGTTACAGCATGAAGGAACTTGTGGGCGGCTTTGAGAAGTCTGGTTGCGACGGTAGTGGTGGTGGCGGCCATCTTGTAGACATAGAAGGGCTGGATAGGTTTCCTGGTTCTCCGTCTCGTCTGGGGGCACTGAGCTACGGAGCTGTGGGTCACTACCAGGTGGACCTGGGAGGGTCTGAGGGGGGAGACCATCACCATCGCTCCAACATGCCTCGCCCCCATCAGAGTGGGAGGGAGCAGGTGGGGTCGCCAACGCCATCCCCCCACCCGGAGGTGGGAGACCGGAACTGCCTGTTGATCAACGAGGAGGGGTACCTACAGGACTCCAGTGTCTTGTACCCTAAACACGGTGTCCCAGAGTCGGGTAACAGAGCTGGCCACAGGGTGCTAACCTCCATCCACTCTGGAAACTCAGTCCAAAACAACAACACCACAGAGAGCCTGTATGGTGCTGCTGACGACTTTGGACACTCTTTAAACCTCAGAGATCATTCACAAGAGCACGtaaaaggaggaggggggaggtgtcACGCCTGCAATCAATGCACCAAGACCTTCCCAGACTCCGTTTCCCTCAAGGCCCACAAGCAGAAACACGAAATGGGTAGAGGGTTGAGCACAGGGTCAGGGTCTGGACCTCCATACTCGCGCACCCAGTGCGGTAAGGTCTTCACCCAGGCCTGTAACCTCAAGGTCCACCAGCGGGTCCACCAGGCAGAGGGACTCCACCTCTGCAGCCAGTGTGGCAAGGGCTTCACCTCCTTCTCTGACCTGAAGAGGCACAAGTGCAGCCAGATGACAGACAAGCCCTACTGCTGCTCCATCTGTGGGAACAAGTTCAATCGGCTCTGGAACCTCAAGCTGCATCAGCGCATTCACACACAGGAGAAACCTCACCGCTGCACTATGTGTGACAAGCGCTTCACACGGGCAGACAATTTGAAGGTGCACCAGCGTATCCACACTGGGGAGAGACCGTACTGCTGCTCTGTATGTGGACTCCGCTTCAAACAATTGGACCATCTGAAGTCGCACCAGCGCAAACACAGGCCAGATCTCCTGAAAtga